The Yamadazyma tenuis chromosome 2, complete sequence sequence cgacttgatcaCCGTCTTCTCAGACTCCAACAATATCGGCAGTACGTTGACGTACAAACTCAAGGCATTGGACAAGGAGATCAGTCGCGTGACCCAGACACTGGAGTACGTGTCTAGCACCaagctcttgaagaatAACATCAACCAAGCGGTTTATGCCATGGAACACAAAAGCTACCAACTTGCTGCCAATTGTATACGGACGATTAAAACCAAGGTCCCCGACCTGCTCATCGACGGTGACTACGCCGCCAGCGTGATCCCGTCCACGGACATCCCCGAGTTTCCACGCGTGGTTATCGACAACCTCGTCAAACAGTTAATTGAGGTGTTCAAAGTCCAGTTCGATGACGCGGCTGCCAAAAAAGACATGCAGCAGTTGACCAAATTCTTCGAGTTGTTCCCTCTCATTGGCCAGGAAGAGGTGGGGTTGAACTGCTACTCCAAATTCATTAGCCAGGTCATCACCGATACCCTGAGAAGCTTGATCCAATCGATTTCCTCGGGCTCTGGTGGTGAAGCATCCAAAAAAATCGGCCTCTACTCCCGCAGTAGCATGCAGTTGTTTGAGAACATCTCCATGATGTTGGCCCAACACGCCCCGTTGATCAACCGGTATTATGCCTCCACTTATTCCAACGCCCTTCCATATGTCATCAATAAGATCCAGCCTGAGATCGACTCCCAAATCGGCTTGATTACTGACACCTTCTACGACGAAAAGCGCCTAGGCAAGATCATTCAGGATATCAGGTTGTACGACTTCCCAATTCTCCGGGCCCGTTTGGAGTCCGAACCACCAACTCGAGCCTCATCCGAGTTCTCGAGACTGTCGTTCGAGGACAATGAGCTTGTGACCATTGTGGAGGCTGGCGACTTGTTCTCCGAGTTTGCAAACATCTTTAACTACTGGTCTTTGTACTGTAAGTTCATTTCCACCCGGTATTTGAACGCCCTGGCTCTGCCAAAACTTGTGCccaaacttcttgtggaCTCGAACTTCACCAGGAAAATCCAGTCAAAGTATCTTCCAGCCTTCGAAActatcttcaacttctacTTCAGACGATCGTTGGAGAAggccatcaccattgaagCATTACCTGCTTTGGAGCCTTATTTGCTTGCAAACGGTGCCCGTTATCCTGAACAGCCTCCATGCTCGTCTGTAATTGAAGACTTGacgttggtgttgaacacCTGCATCAAGAGCATCATCGACTCCAGTCAGATCACGGCCGTCAAGAGTTTTGTCACCGAGTCATTCAAggtcatcaagaatgacttgatcaacggCTACTTTATAAAAGAGTTGAACGAACACCTGCCACGGTACAACTCTGCGCTTTCGCtcatcaaccccaaaacAAGCCTTTTGACGGTGTCAAGTCCGAGGACCTCCAGAGGTGGAACTCCTGCCCCCGATCCAGCTGGTGGTATGGGTTTTTTCAAAGGTGCTCAAAGTGCTCTTGGAACCGTTGTAGGTGGTGGAGCCAGTAATTCTGCGTCTTCAGCAACTATCTCCAACAACCCCAAACTCGTGAACTTTGTGCTCTATCTCAATACGGTCGCAGTGGGACAAGAATAtttcaccaagatcttggataacatcaccaaaaacgATGCCTACTATATACGAAACTGTTTCCCGTTTGGAGACGATGCTTCGATTGTGCAAAACATTTTGCAGCTTGAGTTGTTTAATCCATTTGTATCActcaccaacaagttgatccagGAGTCCTTAATCAACTTCTATAACCAGTCcatcaaggccaagatGCTCACTATTGTGGGTGATTTCTTGGATGATACGGATGACTCGAATTACCTTATCTACTCAACCAATGTTCTAAACGACAATGGGttgattttgcaattcACCTCCGATTGGAGAAACTTGATCCGCCCATACGGGCAGGTGTTCCATCACGAGCTCATCTTCGGCAAGTTGCTCAAGTTGATTATACTCAACTTGGCGAATATCATTGAGAAGAGATTGGTGTATGTACTCAAGCggttcaagatcaatgagtttgggtcgttgaagttggagaaggatATTTCGGGGTTCATCAGTGAGGTTTGTGAAGATAACTATGAGTTGAGAGAGAAGTTTATTCGGGTGACACAGTTGGTACTTTTGGTAGGTATggacgaagaagagtatGAGGAATCGATTCAGCAGAATGAACATGAGtctgatgaagatggagGAATCAACTGGGTGTTCACGCCGTCAGAAAGGAGACAGTTCCGGAACTTCAGGATCTAACGGCTCGGCTCATAGATTTATGGGTCTATGTCTATGATTATTTACGTATGTCTTGGTTGTACCAACTGTAAGTAAAAGTCGCATTGAATATGAGTGTATCATTAGAGTCTATTTAAAATACATTAATATACAGACGACAGCACCTTTCCCTTCATTTACTTACCGTCTCGGAAGCATCTCTGTCGGGCTTGATCCTCATCTTGTCGGTGATATTATCAAACCTAGGGTGAGTATAATCGCACTCCGGTCCCTTGGGACAGAACCCCGTCAAAAACATCGGACACATAATCTTCCTCACGTGCCGGTTCACACACTTGGGCCCTTCGGGACAGAAGCCTCGCAAGTAGTTTTGGCACTCGGGAATCTTCAGCTGTGGATCAACGTGTAAATAAAGACACTCATTGGTCTGAGTACAGTAGCCATTTCTGGAATAAAATAAGCACTCGGGCATTTTCCTCAAATTGTACTCGTGGAGGAACTCACAGTGGTCGTTCTTCTTACACAATCCTCTCAACCAATGCTTACACACAATCTTATTGTTGTACATAGGAGGTACATGTTTGTTGGGACAGTTGCTGCCGTTTGGACAAGAGTTAGGACTCTGCGGAATAAAGAATTGACATACGGGTCTGTCGGGGTTTGTGCCGAAGCCAAACTCCTTTCTCAAGAATGGTTCGACTTTGAACCTGCGATTCCGATTATCGGGGTGTAGTATAGGATTAGCTTGAAACATGTCTTCACCAGTTGATTAGAAATGAGAAAATTAACTTTGTCGCGCTGATGCAACTTAAATCGTATGATCGCTTTTGGCAACCTTAGTGCCAAACCTATAAATATGTACGGATCTGCAGCACCCCATCCATAAGAAAAGCTTATttaagttgttgaaatccCTACTTAAACCATTGCTATTGGCAATTTTGTCCACCATTGCTTATCGAGCATTTTATAGGTCGTTTTGTATCTCCCAGTCGATGAACTCGGACGTTACTATAGTCGGTGCAGGCTTAACAGGCCTAACAGCCGCCCTTCACTTGGCCGACGGTGGCCGGCACGTGACAATAATCGAAAAGGCCCTTC is a genomic window containing:
- the COG4 gene encoding Golgi transport complex subunit 4 (COG:U; EggNog:ENOG503NYET) gives rise to the protein MSDTSSAEYTILSLSHEALAAKTQEIVSSFESASSEHELHQLVSAIDQLNHNANRELHHYVHRLQARHQSDVAAVELNRAKLADTLKTTNDLITVFSDSNNIGSTLTYKLKALDKEISRVTQTSEYVSSTKLLKNNINQAVYAMEHKSYQLAANCIRTIKTKVPDSLIDGDYAASVIPSTDIPEFPRVVIDNLVKQLIEVFKVQFDDAAAKKDMQQLTKFFELFPLIGQEEVGLNCYSKFISQVITDTSRSLIQSISSGSGGEASKKIGLYSRSSMQLFENISMMLAQHAPLINRYYASTYSNALPYVINKIQPEIDSQIGLITDTFYDEKRLGKIIQDIRLYDFPILRARLESEPPTRASSEFSRSSFEDNELVTIVEAGDLFSEFANIFNYWSLYCKFISTRYLNASASPKLVPKLLVDSNFTRKIQSKYLPAFETIFNFYFRRSLEKAITIEALPALEPYLLANGARYPEQPPCSSVIEDLTLVLNTCIKSIIDSSQITAVKSFVTESFKVIKNDLINGYFIKELNEHSPRYNSALSLINPKTSLLTVSSPRTSRGGTPAPDPAGGMGFFKGAQSALGTVVGGGASNSASSATISNNPKLVNFVLYLNTVAVGQEYFTKILDNITKNDAYYIRNCFPFGDDASIVQNILQLELFNPFVSLTNKLIQESLINFYNQSIKAKMLTIVGDFLDDTDDSNYLIYSTNVLNDNGLILQFTSDWRNLIRPYGQVFHHELIFGKLLKLIILNLANIIEKRLVYVLKRFKINEFGSLKLEKDISGFISEVCEDNYELREKFIRVTQLVLLVGMDEEEYEESIQQNEHESDEDGGINWVFTPSERRQFRNFRI
- the YTH1 gene encoding RNA-binding component of cleavage and polyadenylation factor (EggNog:ENOG503NYHY; COG:A; BUSCO:EOG092654KW), with product MFQANPILHPDNRNRRFKVEPFLRKEFGFGTNPDRPVCQFFIPQSPNSCPNGSNCPNKHVPPMYNNKIVCKHWLRGLCKKNDHCEFLHEYNLRKMPECLFYSRNGYCTQTNECLYLHVDPQSKIPECQNYLRGFCPEGPKCVNRHVRKIMCPMFLTGFCPKGPECDYTHPRFDNITDKMRIKPDRDASETVSK